The Fortiea contorta PCC 7126 genome has a segment encoding these proteins:
- a CDS encoding helix-turn-helix domain-containing protein — MDFNIPHAKLRQSYQSAIASIRAEQELAQIKRVIELLNIIIVSDTGQFQFMSQSARRLLNKYFDDFSLDINCLPENLQTWLNNQIRFLTHPYEDPAHSLLFCVIQENEKLTIRMIIDEKSDEYILFLEEIKLCYLSIGAIESLGLTKREAEVMFWVMQGKTNAEIAEVFGCSDRTVKKHLEHVYSKLGVQTRFKAMITVLEKLKMSGISFR; from the coding sequence ATGGATTTCAACATTCCACATGCTAAACTGCGTCAATCTTATCAAAGCGCGATCGCATCTATCCGCGCCGAGCAAGAGTTAGCGCAGATTAAGAGAGTAATAGAATTATTAAATATTATTATCGTTTCTGATACTGGTCAATTCCAATTTATGAGCCAGTCAGCCAGGAGATTATTAAACAAATATTTTGACGATTTTTCTTTAGATATCAATTGCTTACCAGAAAACTTACAAACATGGTTAAACAATCAAATTAGATTCCTAACACACCCGTATGAAGACCCAGCCCATAGCTTGCTTTTCTGTGTGATCCAAGAGAATGAAAAACTGACAATTCGCATGATTATTGATGAAAAAAGTGATGAATATATCTTATTTTTAGAAGAAATAAAATTATGTTATTTATCAATAGGAGCAATAGAGTCCTTAGGCTTAACCAAGCGGGAAGCAGAAGTGATGTTTTGGGTAATGCAAGGTAAGACGAATGCAGAGATTGCCGAGGTTTTTGGTTGTAGCGATCGCACTGTCAAAAAGCATTTAGAGCATGTCTACTCAAAACTAGGAGTGCAAACCCGTTTCAAAGCGATGATAACTGTGTTAGAAAAACTAAAAATGTCAGGTATTTCTTTTCGTTAA
- a CDS encoding calcium-binding protein produces the protein MATIYGTSYNDDGVTRPKLIGTEAADTVFAGAGNDVVEGRGGDDFLYGDYGNDIIYGGAGNDVIIGSWGNDYLYGGDGDDEIGFSSYNDEIGDDYIEGGNGNDKIWAGTGNDTVYGGNGNDYIEGGTGNDSLYGDAGNDTIYGGDGWDSISGGDGYDTIYGGEGDDYISGGNDGDTLYGNEGNDSIGGGAGADFIMGGAGNDWLFGGDGNDAIFGEAGTDYLLGEAGDDYLNGGDGDDYLYGQTGNDDLNGGGGNDQLYGGGGSDRLNGYGFLINDASQFDTLYGGDGYSPDNTTDYFILGNYAGTFYNETGDGYAVIADWEPAYDYIEAYGNASLYELVKTNSVAGIGTSAIDTEIYYIGGGGRDRIAIVQDTTDVFVSRDFQFV, from the coding sequence ATGGCTACTATTTACGGCACTTCCTACAACGATGATGGCGTGACTCGTCCAAAACTTATTGGTACTGAAGCTGCAGACACCGTATTCGCAGGAGCGGGTAATGATGTTGTTGAAGGTAGAGGTGGCGACGATTTTCTTTACGGCGATTACGGAAACGATATCATTTACGGTGGTGCCGGTAACGATGTGATTATCGGTAGTTGGGGTAACGATTATCTCTACGGCGGTGATGGCGATGATGAAATTGGTTTCAGCAGCTACAACGATGAAATCGGTGATGACTATATCGAAGGTGGGAACGGTAACGACAAGATATGGGCTGGGACAGGTAATGATACTGTATACGGTGGTAACGGTAACGACTATATAGAGGGTGGTACTGGTAATGACTCCCTCTATGGTGACGCCGGTAACGACACTATATACGGTGGTGATGGTTGGGACTCTATATCTGGCGGCGATGGTTACGATACCATATACGGTGGTGAAGGTGATGACTATATCTCCGGCGGTAACGACGGTGACACATTATATGGCAATGAAGGCAACGACTCCATTGGTGGTGGCGCTGGTGCAGACTTTATAATGGGTGGTGCTGGTAATGACTGGCTATTTGGCGGTGATGGTAACGATGCTATTTTCGGTGAAGCTGGTACCGACTACCTATTGGGTGAAGCAGGCGATGACTACCTTAACGGCGGTGATGGCGACGATTACCTTTATGGTCAGACTGGTAACGATGACTTAAATGGTGGTGGTGGTAATGATCAGCTCTATGGTGGTGGTGGTAGCGATCGCCTTAATGGTTATGGCTTCTTGATCAATGATGCCTCTCAATTTGACACACTCTACGGTGGTGATGGATACTCCCCCGACAACACAACCGACTACTTTATCCTCGGCAATTATGCCGGCACTTTTTATAACGAAACTGGCGATGGTTACGCTGTAATCGCCGATTGGGAACCGGCATATGACTATATTGAAGCCTATGGTAATGCTAGCCTCTATGAACTGGTGAAGACCAATAGCGTTGCGGGTATTGGGACTTCCGCTATCGATACGGAAATTTATTACATAGGTGGTGGTGGACGCGATCGCATTGCAATTGTCCAAGACACCACCGATGTATTTGTCTCACGCGATTTCCAATTTGTTTAG
- the rppB gene encoding two-component system sensor histidine kinase RppB produces the protein MNQNKLFKQTSLRLALWYALVMALILSLCGFGIYRAISHAHWMTLDRELESVAGTLHDSIELKLQQPGELEPVIQQLLPNICVIDKSCIQEQLSSKRHILSAINQGNYYVRFFDNSGRLIALAGTYPDGLAVAFNKELWQTLKDSKGHFYHQISFVLHTQENRDWGYIQVGRSLADFNSYLVAVKLTLGLGLPMIIVLVGVASWWLALLAMQPIYRSYRQIQQFTADAAHELRTPLAATQATVESALLIPQIDEIEARDILQTLQRQNQRLTTLVTDLLLLTRLDRQPAPMQRDICCLDDIVNDLIEEFAALAITSDVTLTSSVRVSTSLDVIGNADQLYRLFSNLIINAIQYTPKGGKITVCLDRSDHYAVIQVQDTGIGIPQHDLTRIFDRFYRVNSDRSRSTGGSGLGLAIAQAIVLAHQGSIDVQSEFGIGSTFTIKLSCSLP, from the coding sequence ATGAATCAAAATAAACTGTTTAAGCAGACCAGCCTGCGTTTAGCATTGTGGTATGCGCTCGTTATGGCTTTGATTTTAAGCTTGTGCGGATTTGGTATCTACAGAGCGATTTCCCATGCCCATTGGATGACATTAGATCGAGAACTGGAGTCTGTTGCTGGGACACTGCACGACAGTATTGAACTAAAATTACAACAACCCGGTGAATTAGAACCAGTTATACAGCAGCTTTTACCCAATATTTGTGTAATTGATAAAAGCTGCATTCAAGAGCAATTAAGTTCCAAACGCCATATTTTAAGCGCTATCAATCAAGGTAATTATTATGTGCGTTTTTTCGATAATTCTGGACGCTTGATTGCTCTAGCCGGAACTTATCCAGATGGATTAGCCGTAGCCTTTAACAAGGAACTTTGGCAAACTCTCAAAGACAGCAAAGGACACTTCTACCACCAAATTTCTTTTGTTTTGCACACCCAAGAAAATCGTGATTGGGGTTACATTCAAGTAGGGCGAAGTCTGGCAGATTTCAACAGTTATCTTGTGGCTGTGAAACTAACTTTAGGATTGGGATTACCAATGATCATAGTTCTGGTTGGTGTTGCTAGTTGGTGGTTAGCTCTTTTAGCAATGCAGCCAATTTATCGCTCATATAGACAAATTCAACAATTTACAGCCGATGCTGCACACGAATTACGAACACCTTTAGCAGCAACACAAGCGACGGTAGAATCAGCCCTTTTGATACCCCAAATAGATGAAATAGAGGCGCGGGACATTCTGCAAACTCTACAGCGTCAAAATCAGCGACTCACAACGCTGGTTACAGATTTGTTGCTGTTAACTCGTCTAGATCGTCAACCAGCACCAATGCAACGAGACATTTGCTGCTTGGATGATATTGTTAACGACTTAATAGAGGAATTTGCCGCCTTGGCGATCACATCTGATGTAACATTAACATCTTCAGTACGGGTGTCAACTTCTTTAGATGTCATTGGTAATGCAGATCAGCTTTATCGCCTGTTTTCTAACTTAATTATCAATGCAATTCAATACACACCAAAAGGAGGAAAGATAACCGTTTGTCTAGATCGCAGTGACCATTATGCTGTGATTCAGGTTCAAGATACGGGTATTGGTATTCCGCAGCATGATTTGACTAGAATTTTTGACCGCTTCTATCGAGTAAATAGCGATCGCTCCCGTAGCACTGGCGGTTCTGGATTGGGATTAGCGATCGCCCAAGCAATTGTTTTAGCACATCAGGGCAGCATAGATGTGCAAAGTGAATTTGGTATAGGTAGCACTTTTACTATTAAGTTAAGCTGTTCCCTGCCATAG
- a CDS encoding F0F1 ATP synthase subunit gamma: MPNLKAIRDRIQSVKNTKKITEAMRLVAAARVRRAQEQVIATRPFADRLAQVLYGLQTRLRFEDADLPLLKKREVKTVGLLVISGDRGLCGGYNSNVIRRAENRAKELQAEGINYEFVLVGRKAIQYFQRRNQPIDATYSGLEQIPTAAEANQIADQLLSLFLSASVDKIELIYTKFVSLVSSRPVVQTLLPLDPQGLEAGDDEIFRLTTRGGQFQVEREKVTTAPRALPRDMIFEQDPVQILDSLLPLYLSNQLLRALQESAASELAARMTAMNNASDNAGELIKTLSLSYNKARQAAITQELLEVVGGAEALT, from the coding sequence ATGCCCAATCTCAAAGCAATACGCGATCGCATTCAGTCGGTCAAAAACACCAAAAAAATCACAGAAGCCATGCGGCTGGTGGCTGCTGCTAGGGTGCGTCGCGCCCAAGAGCAAGTAATCGCTACCCGCCCCTTTGCTGACCGCTTGGCTCAAGTACTATACGGTTTACAAACCCGGTTGCGGTTTGAAGATGCAGATTTACCCCTACTGAAAAAACGCGAAGTGAAAACAGTGGGGCTGTTAGTAATTTCAGGCGATCGCGGTTTATGCGGCGGTTACAACAGTAACGTCATCCGTCGTGCAGAAAATCGCGCCAAAGAATTGCAAGCAGAAGGCATCAATTATGAATTTGTACTGGTAGGACGCAAAGCTATCCAGTATTTTCAACGCCGCAACCAGCCAATTGATGCTACCTACAGCGGTTTAGAACAAATTCCTACCGCAGCAGAAGCTAACCAAATTGCCGACCAACTACTATCTTTGTTTTTGTCAGCAAGTGTAGACAAGATTGAGTTAATATACACCAAATTTGTCTCTTTAGTTAGTTCTCGTCCTGTAGTCCAAACCCTGCTTCCCCTCGATCCGCAAGGATTGGAAGCAGGAGATGACGAAATTTTCCGCTTGACAACCCGTGGCGGTCAATTTCAAGTCGAACGGGAGAAAGTGACGACCGCACCTCGTGCTTTACCTCGTGACATGATTTTCGAGCAAGACCCCGTGCAAATTCTTGATTCCTTGCTACCGTTGTATCTGAGTAATCAGCTACTCCGGGCACTACAAGAATCAGCCGCTAGCGAACTAGCAGCGCGGATGACAGCCATGAACAACGCCAGCGACAACGCCGGTGAGTTGATTAAAACCCTGTCATTGTCCTACAACAAAGCGCGACAAGCCGCTATTACTCAAGAACTGCTAGAGGTTGTAGGTGGAGCAGAAGCTTTAACTTAA
- the atpA gene encoding F0F1 ATP synthase subunit alpha, which yields MSISIRPDEISSIIQQQIEQYDQEVKVANVGTVLQVGDGIARIYGLEKAMAGELLQFEDGTVGIAQNLEEDNVGAVLMGQGLNIQEGSSVTATGKIAQIGVGEALIGRVVDALGRAIDGKGEIKATESRLIESPAPGIIARRSVHEPMQTGITAIDSMIPIGRGQRELIIGDRQTGKTAIAIDTIINQKSEDVICVYVAIGQKASTVANVVQTLQEKGALDYTVVVAANASDPATLQFLAPYTGATIAEYFMYKGKATLVIYDDLSKQAQAYRQMSLLLRRPPGREAYPGDVFYIHSRLLERAAKLSDELGKGSMTALPIIETQAGDVSAYIPTNVISITDGQIFLSSDLFNAGIRPAVNPGISVSRVGSAAQTKAMKKVAGKIKLELAQFDDLQAFAQFASDLDKATQDQLARGQRLRELLKQPQNDPLSVYEQVAILYAGINGYLDDIPVEKVTTFTRGLREYLKTGNTQYAQAVQTSKALGESEEAALKTALTEYKKVFQAA from the coding sequence ATGAGCATTTCTATCAGACCTGACGAAATCAGCAGTATCATCCAACAGCAAATCGAGCAATACGACCAAGAAGTCAAAGTTGCCAATGTTGGTACAGTGTTACAAGTGGGTGACGGTATCGCCCGGATTTATGGACTGGAAAAAGCAATGGCTGGTGAGCTATTGCAGTTTGAAGATGGGACAGTTGGTATCGCCCAAAACCTAGAAGAAGACAACGTGGGCGCCGTACTCATGGGTCAAGGGCTAAATATTCAAGAAGGTAGTTCTGTTACAGCCACTGGTAAAATTGCCCAGATTGGTGTAGGAGAAGCCTTGATTGGAAGAGTCGTAGACGCTCTGGGTAGAGCGATAGATGGTAAGGGAGAAATTAAAGCCACAGAATCTCGGTTGATTGAATCCCCCGCACCCGGTATTATTGCACGTCGTTCCGTACATGAACCCATGCAAACGGGTATCACCGCTATCGACTCGATGATTCCCATCGGTCGCGGTCAGCGGGAATTGATCATTGGCGACCGTCAAACTGGTAAAACAGCGATCGCTATTGACACCATCATCAACCAAAAATCAGAAGATGTAATTTGTGTCTACGTCGCCATTGGTCAAAAAGCCTCCACCGTGGCTAACGTAGTGCAGACATTGCAAGAAAAAGGCGCTCTCGATTACACTGTCGTCGTCGCCGCTAACGCCAGTGACCCAGCCACCCTACAATTCCTCGCTCCTTACACAGGCGCCACAATTGCTGAATACTTCATGTATAAAGGCAAAGCTACCCTGGTAATTTACGATGACCTCTCCAAGCAAGCCCAAGCTTATCGCCAAATGTCCTTGCTGTTGCGTCGTCCACCAGGACGGGAAGCTTACCCCGGAGACGTATTCTACATCCACTCCCGCTTGTTAGAAAGAGCCGCTAAATTGAGTGACGAACTGGGTAAAGGTAGCATGACCGCCTTACCAATCATCGAAACTCAAGCTGGTGACGTTTCTGCATACATCCCCACCAACGTCATTTCCATCACCGACGGTCAGATATTCCTCTCTTCTGACTTGTTCAACGCTGGTATCCGTCCCGCTGTAAACCCTGGTATCTCCGTATCCCGTGTGGGTTCTGCGGCTCAAACCAAGGCGATGAAAAAAGTGGCTGGTAAGATCAAATTGGAACTAGCACAATTTGACGATCTCCAAGCCTTCGCTCAATTCGCTTCCGACTTGGATAAAGCTACCCAAGACCAACTAGCACGGGGTCAACGGTTACGGGAACTTTTGAAGCAGCCCCAAAATGACCCCCTCTCCGTATACGAACAAGTGGCAATTCTCTACGCTGGTATCAACGGTTACTTAGATGATATCCCTGTAGAAAAAGTTACTACCTTCACTAGAGGGTTACGTGAGTATTTAAAGACAGGAAATACTCAGTATGCACAAGCAGTGCAAACCTCAAAAGCATTGGGTGAATCAGAAGAAGCTGCCTTGAAGACAGCATTGACTGAGTATAAAAAAGTATTCCAAGCTGCGTAA
- the atpH gene encoding ATP synthase F1 subunit delta has product MTSKVATVEVAQPYAQALLSIAQSKNLTEEFGEDARVLLSLLSTQPELRNFIDNPFIQSENKKALIKQILGEGANQYLRNFLLVLVDKRRIMFLEPILQQYLALLRQLNQTVLAEVTSAVTLTEAQQQAITQKVIAITGARQVELEAKIDSDLIGGVIIKVGSQVIDASLRGQLRRLALRLTSS; this is encoded by the coding sequence ATGACAAGTAAGGTAGCAACAGTCGAAGTCGCCCAGCCTTATGCACAGGCCCTATTGTCCATCGCCCAGTCAAAAAACTTGACAGAAGAGTTTGGGGAAGATGCGCGGGTTTTGCTGAGTCTGCTCTCAACTCAACCAGAATTACGGAACTTTATCGACAATCCGTTTATTCAGAGCGAGAACAAAAAAGCCCTAATTAAACAGATCCTCGGTGAAGGTGCCAACCAATACCTACGCAATTTTTTGCTGGTCTTGGTAGATAAAAGACGCATCATGTTCTTGGAACCGATTTTACAACAGTATCTGGCCTTGTTACGGCAGTTGAATCAAACTGTGTTAGCGGAAGTCACTTCAGCCGTTACCCTCACAGAAGCTCAACAGCAAGCAATCACTCAAAAAGTGATCGCCATCACCGGTGCTCGTCAGGTAGAACTAGAAGCCAAGATAGACAGCGACTTGATTGGTGGCGTGATCATTAAAGTCGGTTCTCAAGTAATTGACGCCAGCTTGCGAGGTCAGTTACGTCGCCTAGCCCTGCGTCTCACTAGCAGCTAG
- a CDS encoding F0F1 ATP synthase subunit B — MGIMGTILLLATEAHAVHSELAEGAAEGGFGLNIDILETNLINLAILVGILFYFGRKVLTNILNERQSNIATAIQEAEGRLKEAKIALSQAQEQLTQSQAEAQRIRKSAEENAQKVKEALLAKAAQDVERLRQTAAADLNTETERVIAQLRQRVVAQALQKVESELKGGIAENTQQSLIERSIAQLGGQA; from the coding sequence ATGGGTATCATGGGCACAATCTTATTACTTGCCACAGAAGCGCACGCTGTTCACTCTGAGTTGGCAGAAGGCGCAGCCGAAGGCGGTTTCGGTCTAAACATAGACATTTTAGAAACCAATCTCATTAACCTAGCGATTCTCGTAGGCATATTATTCTACTTCGGACGTAAAGTTTTAACCAATATCCTGAACGAGCGACAATCCAATATTGCCACCGCCATTCAGGAAGCAGAAGGGCGCTTAAAAGAGGCAAAGATCGCCCTCTCCCAAGCACAAGAGCAGTTAACTCAGTCTCAAGCTGAGGCCCAACGCATCCGCAAATCTGCTGAAGAAAATGCCCAAAAAGTCAAAGAAGCTTTGTTAGCGAAAGCAGCACAAGACGTAGAACGCTTAAGACAAACAGCAGCAGCAGACTTAAACACCGAAACAGAACGAGTCATAGCTCAACTCCGTCAGCGGGTAGTTGCTCAAGCGTTGCAGAAAGTCGAATCGGAACTCAAAGGTGGGATAGCTGAAAATACCCAGCAAAGTTTAATTGAGCGCAGCATCGCACAACTGGGAGGCCAAGCATGA
- a CDS encoding F0F1 ATP synthase subunit B', producing the protein MFDFNATLPLMALQFLLLAALLNVIFYKPLTKVLDERDSYIRTNTLEAKESLAKAERLAKEYEQQLAEARRQSQATLEAAQVEAKKITAEKIAEAQKEAQFQREEAAKEIEKQKQEALQTLEQRVDALSRQILEKLLGTSAVR; encoded by the coding sequence ATGTTTGATTTCAATGCTACCTTGCCCTTAATGGCATTGCAGTTCCTGCTATTGGCAGCTTTGTTGAATGTAATTTTCTACAAGCCATTGACCAAGGTACTGGACGAGCGCGATAGTTACATCCGCACAAATACCCTGGAAGCAAAGGAAAGCTTGGCAAAAGCAGAACGCCTAGCCAAAGAATATGAGCAGCAACTAGCAGAAGCTCGCCGACAATCGCAAGCAACTCTAGAAGCAGCTCAGGTTGAAGCCAAGAAAATTACAGCCGAAAAAATCGCCGAGGCTCAAAAAGAAGCCCAATTCCAGCGAGAAGAAGCTGCTAAAGAAATAGAAAAACAAAAGCAGGAAGCTTTGCAAACCTTAGAGCAGCGAGTTGATGCTCTCAGTAGACAGATTCTAGAAAAACTATTGGGAACAAGTGCAGTTAGGTAA
- the atpE gene encoding ATP synthase F0 subunit C: protein MDPLVSAASVLAAALAIGLAAIGPGIGQGNAAGQAVEGIARQPEAEGKIRGTLLLTLAFMESLTIYGLVIALVLLFANPFAS from the coding sequence ATGGATCCATTAGTTTCTGCTGCTTCAGTTCTGGCTGCTGCTCTAGCAATCGGTTTAGCTGCAATTGGTCCTGGTATTGGTCAAGGAAATGCTGCAGGTCAAGCAGTAGAAGGTATCGCCCGTCAACCCGAAGCAGAAGGAAAAATTCGGGGTACTCTGCTATTAACCTTGGCTTTCATGGAATCTCTGACAATCTACGGTCTAGTTATCGCCTTGGTGTTGCTATTTGCTAACCCCTTCGCATCCTAA
- the atpB gene encoding F0F1 ATP synthase subunit A, translating into MQMLSVLNAFNSFPLAELEVGHHLYWQLGNLKIHGQVFLTSWFVIGLLVIASIAATRNAQRIPSGIQNLMEYALEFIRDLAKNQLGEKEYRPWVPFIGTLFLFIFVSNWSGALIPWKLIKLPSGELAAPTNDINTTVALALLTSLAYFYAGFSKKGLGYFKKYIEPTPVLLPIAILEDFTKPLSLSFRLFGNILADELVVAVLVLLVPLFIPLPVMALGLFTSAIQALVFATLAGAYIHEALEGHGGEEHEEH; encoded by the coding sequence ATGCAAATGCTTAGTGTCCTAAACGCCTTTAATTCTTTTCCCCTCGCCGAATTAGAAGTAGGTCATCACCTCTACTGGCAGTTGGGTAATCTGAAAATTCATGGGCAAGTTTTTCTCACCTCATGGTTTGTCATCGGCTTGCTCGTAATAGCGTCCATAGCTGCTACACGCAACGCCCAAAGAATTCCCAGCGGCATCCAAAATTTAATGGAATATGCCCTAGAATTTATTCGGGATCTGGCAAAAAACCAACTTGGTGAGAAAGAGTACCGCCCTTGGGTGCCATTCATCGGCACATTGTTCTTGTTCATTTTCGTATCGAACTGGTCAGGCGCCCTCATTCCCTGGAAGCTGATCAAGCTACCATCAGGTGAATTAGCAGCCCCAACAAATGACATCAATACGACTGTGGCATTAGCACTGCTAACCTCCTTAGCGTACTTTTACGCAGGTTTTAGCAAAAAAGGTTTGGGTTACTTCAAAAAGTATATCGAGCCAACACCGGTTCTATTGCCCATCGCCATTCTTGAAGATTTCACCAAGCCCCTCTCCCTCAGCTTCCGTTTATTTGGCAATATATTAGCGGACGAGTTGGTAGTAGCGGTGCTGGTACTGCTGGTTCCTCTATTTATACCTCTACCAGTCATGGCGTTAGGCTTATTTACCAGTGCCATTCAAGCTCTGGTTTTTGCTACCCTAGCTGGGGCATATATTCATGAGGCACTAGAGGGACACGGTGGAGAAGAGCATGAGGAGCATTAA
- a CDS encoding ATP synthase subunit I, whose amino-acid sequence MSLSEESTAPTPTTQQDAKTDSGDAESGKSMQEFHQLYQKLLVITLVLTGIIFICVWIFYSLNIALNYLIGACTGVVYLRMLAKDVEQLGGEKRQLSKTRFALFIGLIVLATQWRELQIVPIFLGFLTYKATLLVYMVQTAFLPDS is encoded by the coding sequence GTGAGCTTGTCAGAAGAATCAACTGCACCAACCCCGACAACACAACAAGATGCTAAAACTGATTCTGGAGACGCAGAATCAGGCAAATCCATGCAAGAGTTCCATCAACTTTACCAGAAGTTGTTAGTAATCACACTTGTTTTGACGGGAATTATTTTCATCTGTGTGTGGATTTTTTATTCTCTCAACATTGCTCTCAATTATTTGATTGGAGCGTGTACAGGTGTGGTTTACTTAAGAATGCTGGCCAAAGATGTTGAGCAACTCGGTGGTGAGAAAAGGCAACTGAGCAAAACTCGTTTTGCTCTATTTATTGGGTTGATTGTATTAGCAACTCAATGGCGTGAATTACAGATTGTACCCATATTTTTGGGATTTCTAACTTACAAAGCCACGCTTCTCGTCTACATGGTGCAAACTGCGTTCCTTCCTGATTCTTAA